From the Macaca thibetana thibetana isolate TM-01 chromosome 12, ASM2454274v1, whole genome shotgun sequence genome, one window contains:
- the C12H2orf88 gene encoding small membrane A-kinase anchor protein, with protein sequence MGCMKSKQTFPFPTIYEGEKQHESEEPFMPEERCLPKMTSPVNVKEEVKEPPGTNIVILEYAHRLSQDILCDALQQWACNNIKYHDIPYIESEGP encoded by the coding sequence ATGGGCTGCATGAAATCAAAGCAAACTTTCCCATTTCCTACCATATATGAAGGTGAGAAGCAGCATGAGAGTGAAGAACCCTTTATGCCAGAAGAGAGATGTCTACCTAAGATGACTTCTCCAGTTAATGTCAAAGAGGAAGTGAAGGAACCCCCAGGGACCAATATTGTGATCTTGGAATATGCACACCGCCTGTCTCAGGATATCTTGTGTGATGCCTTGCAGCAATGGGCATGCAATAATATCAAGTACCATGACATTCCATACATTGAGAGTGAGGGGCCTTGA